The Methanobacterium formicicum nucleotide sequence TAAACGTAGCCACCCAAAGACACCACGCTGAGGACCAATTCCTAATATCAAAAAATGGCTGCGTAATTGGGGCCTTTTTTAGGGGAAAGTACGTGAGCGTTGGTCATAGAATATCCTTAAAGACTGCTTTAAATGTTGTAGAAAGGACCAGTATCTTCAAAACCCCCGAACCAATTAGACAAGCCCACCTACTGGCCACCGAAACTTTCAAAAATATTTTGGAAGAAAGGGGATAATTGGAAGGAATAGAATAAATCAAGAAAATTGAAGGATCGAACCATGGAAATCAAAGGGAAGGTTATCTCCGGAACCCATAAAGGCACTTATTTCATGTCTTTAGATGTTTATCAGGACGAATTTAGGGAAAAACTTAAATTCAAACCATACCCCGGGACTCTTAACCTGGAAATATCAGAAGAATGTGCCCGGGAAATATCCAAAATGCAGGATAAGATGGGAGTAATTGAAGGGACTGACAATTATGGGGATGTGAAGTTTCTCCCGGCTAAACTCAGTGAAGTTGTAGATGGAGCTATTTTATTCCCGGTTAGGACTCAACATGCTCCAGAAATTTTGGAATTTGTTGCCCAGGAAAATCTTCGCTCTAAACTTAAACTTAATGATGGAGATGAAGTTATCTTAGAAATAAACTGATTAAATTTTGTTTTTTTAATTTACTGAACCGGTTAAAGGTAATTGTAAATTGTTAACTTTTTAACTGTGAGGTACTATACCTAAACTAAAATTTACTATAACTAAAAAAATCCAATACCCACGAACACTCAAAAAAAATCTGTGATCACATGATAAAAAAAGCCATTGAATCATTTAAAAAGGGAGAAATAGTTCTAATATTTGACGATGATAACCGGGAGAGGGAAACCGATATGATCATCGCTGCGGAGTTCATGACCCCCCAGCACATGACCACCATCCGAAATGATG carries:
- a CDS encoding DUF120 domain-containing protein, which encodes MEIKGKVISGTHKGTYFMSLDVYQDEFREKLKFKPYPGTLNLEISEECAREISKMQDKMGVIEGTDNYGDVKFLPAKLSEVVDGAILFPVRTQHAPEILEFVAQENLRSKLKLNDGDEVILEIN